In the Ornithodoros turicata isolate Travis chromosome 5, ASM3712646v1, whole genome shotgun sequence genome, TTGCTCGTAACTGCTCCCGGTCAAAGCCGAAGGTAAAACCAGAGCCCCGCTCTGTAGCGGCATTTGCAGACGACGAGTGGAAGACGTCCACATCAGCTGCGACGGCTCTGAAGATAAATTCTGGCCTGTACACGCCAAGCAGCACCTTCAACTTGTCCTGTGGAAGTGCCGACAGTGTTTCTTTGAGCAAGTCCTGCACTTCATCAAACTGCAGGCTATTCACTCCTCCGAGGTGCAGACCTTCTATGACAAATCCTTCCCGGGTTGGGcatacgggcatccgaaatgcccACCAGGTCCGCTCGTGGAACGATAGCGCGTGGAGCGGTCCTATTGTTTGCCGGTCGTATTGGCTGCcaaaaatgacgttttctatgacgtgcgaccaggaaaagatggcagttttgccaaaagcacccgcttgagggtagttacaacaatggcgggtttgtgtcacccctgtgattaggacaacccgtccactccgaccaaaACTCTGACATTATGGTAACGCGATGACTATCGCTTGGAacggccagacggagctctaacttggtggttgttggcggattagaggcatctaaggcactgttggcgggttggaacgcatcaaaggcacgaaaatttacatttttgaagtttgtcgcctggaaattttggataaTTTTTCccgagacgaggaaaaaaaccgAACAAAACCAATTTTTTCCCAAAAATTTCGggtttttttcggggcttcgcatctctagtcacgtgggataacaaaacgggggggggggaggcgacGGAGGCTTATGTTGGTTGCAACGCCGTCAAGCGAAGGAAGCGAGCCAAGCCGTGTCATTGAGTTGTGTACGTACGAACTTTTTTGGATGCGTGCAGAACTCAGTAGTGCTATTGATATCCAAGATAAACATTGTCGTATCAAATGTGAATCATATTTCATCTGTGAGGTgacctgcgacaccgccaaccctttgctttccaccgacacggatgaaCATGTTTtccgcctatgacgtgttgaggtggcgtttgtatgctttgccagcgaaatcaataaatcgttgcCCATCGTTacgaatgtaggcatgtatttgCGAAGGCAACAATAACCCAAAGATGAATGCACACAGTTTAACCGTCATCTTCATGTTGCTCTGCGAatcaacgggaaccggaaatgggaAAAACGAAACCATTCGCCATTCTATGCTGTGGTCTGTCGAGTTttgtgataataaagtgacgaacggACGACCGCACAC is a window encoding:
- the LOC135395766 gene encoding queuine tRNA-ribosyltransferase accessory subunit 2-like — protein: MPVCPTREGFVIEGLHLGGVNSLQFDEVQDLLKETLSALPQDKLKVLLGVYRPEFIFRAVAADVDVFHSSSANAATERGSGFTFGFDREQLRAMLRGSYCLPDEKLEICLNEDSYRDQFVPLLEGCACYTCRTFTRAYINHLSKTGELLGPVLLNLHNLHHFLEFFGAIRSFLNEENLALSQ